In the Armatimonadia bacterium genome, one interval contains:
- a CDS encoding amidohydrolase family protein has translation MIFDCHTHIFPEGLVDRAMVSLSAGYGVEPVGRATADGLLAHMDACGVDKALAVSVATKPSQVQSINDWLLSLGQERLVPFGAMHPYYEDMETEIQRLLDAGVKGIKLQPYFQGYRLDDPRTLAMFECIGDRLIVLLHGGNEIIPLPEVQPTPERVRNLHRRFPQVRLIVAHLGASGLWDDVEKYLVGEDLVFDASYVFDICSDEQVGRIIRNHGPERILWGSDFPWQPQSQGIAGVNRLPFTEEQKQGILSGNLLRLLGMKS, from the coding sequence ATGATCTTTGACTGCCACACCCATATCTTCCCGGAGGGTCTGGTCGACCGTGCCATGGTGTCGCTGAGCGCCGGGTACGGTGTCGAACCCGTCGGTCGAGCAACGGCCGACGGGTTGCTTGCCCATATGGATGCCTGCGGGGTCGACAAGGCCCTGGCGGTATCCGTTGCCACCAAGCCATCGCAGGTGCAGTCCATCAACGACTGGCTGCTGAGTCTGGGCCAGGAGCGGCTGGTGCCCTTCGGGGCAATGCATCCCTACTACGAGGACATGGAGACGGAGATCCAGCGGCTCCTCGACGCCGGCGTGAAGGGCATCAAGCTACAGCCGTACTTCCAGGGCTACCGACTGGACGACCCGCGGACGCTGGCGATGTTCGAGTGCATCGGCGACCGGCTGATCGTGTTGCTGCACGGCGGCAACGAGATCATCCCGCTTCCCGAAGTGCAACCCACGCCGGAACGCGTGCGGAACCTCCACCGGCGCTTTCCGCAGGTGCGTCTCATAGTTGCACATCTCGGGGCCTCGGGGCTGTGGGACGACGTGGAGAAGTACCTCGTGGGTGAGGACCTGGTGTTCGATGCCTCCTACGTCTTCGACATCTGCAGCGATGAGCAGGTCGGGCGGATCATCAGGAACCACGGGCCTGAGAGGATCCTCTGGGGCAGCGACTTCCCCTGGCAGCCGCAGTCACAGGGCATAGCCGGGGTCAACCGCCTGCCCTTCACGGAGGAGCAGAAGCAGGGGATTCTGAGCGGCAACCTGTTGCGGTTGCTGGGGATGAAGAGCTAG